A segment of the Lentimicrobiaceae bacterium genome:
TCCCCAAACTACATATTTCTCCAAAAACTTCAATTAACGGGCATTTTAATTGTAGCGATAACACAATAGACATCAAAACTAAAACCGACCTTATACAATACGCTAACATTTCTGTTTTTGATGCAAATATTGATATTAACAACCATAATATAGCCGACAATATCGACGCAAATATTACCGCAAAAGCTATTGTGCCGTCAAAAACCAACAGAATTGATACCACGTTTTATATTTTCGAAAACTTCGATACCAAAATCAATATAGTTGATAATAAGATTCAGTATAATATTTTGTGGGATAATATTGATTATTCTGCCGATGATGGAAATATTGTCGGACACATTGATTTACAGCAATTTCCGAAAACGGAAATTATCAATTCCAAAAGCCATATTACCTACCACGATTCAACATGGCAGCTGTTCCCAAACAGTAAAATAGTAATCGATAGCAATGCTATACTTGTTGATAATTTCGGTATATTGCATAACAAACAAAAATTATCTTTAAATGGAGTTCTTTCATCAGATATTAAAGATGAATTGCTTGTAAACATAAGTAATTTCGACGTATCAATAGCCGATTTTCTTACACTTGAAAAAAATATGGATTTCGACGGAATTATTACCGGCTCGGCAAAAGTAGCTTCCGTTTTAGGGTCGCCACGATTAGATGCCGACTTCTACTTAGATAAATTCGGTTTTAACGGCGAAAGATTGGGTTCAGCCAAGATTTTGAGCATTTGGGATAATGTAAACAGCGAGTTAAACCTTGATGTTCAGGTTGTTTACAAAGGAAATTACAGCACTTACTACCCGATAAAAGTATTGGGAAAGGTTATGCCGTACAATAAAGGCGACAATTTTGGTTTAGATATTGAAATGGATAACTTTAACATTTCTACCTTAGAGCCATTTACCGAAGGTATTTTTTCAAGAATTAGGGGTTTAGCCTTAGGAAAATTAAAGCTAAGCGGTACATTTAGCGAACCCGTTTTGTTAGGAAATCTTAATCTGATGCGTTCGGAGTTTCTTGTCGATTTTCTGAAAACATCGTACTCGTTTACGGGTAATATTAATTTGGCTGAAGACAGAATTTGGTTCAAAGATATTACCCTTACCGACTCTATCGGAAAAACCGGCATTGCCAGCGGTTCTATTTATCACAAGAATTTTTCAGACCTCACAACGGATATTAAAATTGTAGCAAAAAATTTATCGGCACTTAACACCGAATACTCGCCCAACCAAATTTTTTATGGCAAAGCAATAGTTTCGGGTATAGTTGACATAACGGGTCCGTTTAACAATCTAGATATGGACATAAAGATAAGAACGGAACAAGGTACTAATGTTGTAATTCCGCTTAACAGCTCTACAAGTATCAACGATAACGATTTCATTATTTTCAGAAATTCTGAAGAAAGCGATTCAATAACATTCGACCATTTTATTAAAGAAAAAGGTGGTTTAAATGTTTCTTTGGGTATTGAAGCCAATCCTAACGCCAAATTGGGCATTGTTTTACCCAACCAATTGGGCGATATTGAAGTAATAGGCGAAGGCAATATTGCTTTAGATGTTAATACCAAAGGCGGTTACGCTATGCACGGCGAATACGTGATGGAGAAAGGTGTTTTTAATTTCAATTTTCAAAACATTTTAAAACGCACGTTTTCAATAAGTAGCGGCAGCTCCATAACCTTTAACGGAAGTCCGTTTGATGCAAACG
Coding sequences within it:
- a CDS encoding translocation/assembly module TamB domain-containing protein, giving the protein PKLHISPKTSINGHFNCSDNTIDIKTKTDLIQYANISVFDANIDINNHNIADNIDANITAKAIVPSKTNRIDTTFYIFENFDTKINIVDNKIQYNILWDNIDYSADDGNIVGHIDLQQFPKTEIINSKSHITYHDSTWQLFPNSKIVIDSNAILVDNFGILHNKQKLSLNGVLSSDIKDELLVNISNFDVSIADFLTLEKNMDFDGIITGSAKVASVLGSPRLDADFYLDKFGFNGERLGSAKILSIWDNVNSELNLDVQVVYKGNYSTYYPIKVLGKVMPYNKGDNFGLDIEMDNFNISTLEPFTEGIFSRIRGLALGKLKLSGTFSEPVLLGNLNLMRSEFLVDFLKTSYSFTGNINLAEDRIWFKDITLTDSIGKTGIASGSIYHKNFSDLTTDIKIVAKNLSALNTEYSPNQIFYGKAIVSGIVDITGPFNNLDMDIKIRTEQGTNVVIPLNSSTSINDNDFIIFRNSEESDSITFDHFIKEKGGLNVSLGIEANPNAKLGIVLPNQLGDIEVIGEGNIALDVNTKGGYAMHGEYVMEKGVFNFNFQNILKRTFSISSGSSITFNGSPFDANVDISAVYKLRTSVNTLPGMSEYGDVRVPVNCVLKMKNNLFNPDLTFSIDLPDVDNEIRQKIFSVIDTSSVTAMNQQMISLLVLNSFSSNSGVMLAETGILSSTELFTNQINNWLSQISKDFDIGVKYRPGSDISTQDLELVLSTQLFDNRVTINGSFGSSYSASTQSNRWIGDMEVEVKITQDGRLRTKVFNRTNTALSYITEQSPYTQGVGIYYRREFDIIKEFFKNKSPNVRNK